A stretch of the Enterobacter mori genome encodes the following:
- the nupC gene encoding nucleoside permease NupC has translation MDRVLHFVLALVVVTALALLVSTDRKNIRIRYVVQLLVIEVLLAWFFLNSNVGLGFVRGFSEMFEKLLGFANEGTNFVFGSMNDQGLAFFFLKVLCPIVFISALIGILQHIRVLPVVIRAIGFLLSKVNGMGKLESFNAVSSLILGQSENFIAYKDILGKMSRNRMYTMAATAMSTVSMSIVGAYMTMLEPKYVVAALVLNMFSTFIVLSLINPYRVDASEENIQMSNLHEGQSFFEMLGEYILAGFKVAIIVAAMLIGFIALIAALNALFAAVLGISFQGILGYIFYPIAWVMGVPAHEALQVGSIMATKLVSNEFVAMMDLQKIASTLSPRAEGILSVFLVSFANFSSIGIIAGAIKGLNEEQGNVVSRFGLKLVYGSTLVSVLSASIAALVL, from the coding sequence ATGGACCGCGTCCTTCATTTTGTCCTGGCACTCGTTGTCGTTACTGCACTCGCATTGCTGGTCAGCACAGACCGCAAAAATATTCGTATTCGCTATGTTGTCCAACTGCTGGTCATTGAAGTATTACTTGCGTGGTTCTTCCTGAACTCCAACGTTGGCCTCGGCTTCGTGAGAGGCTTCTCCGAGATGTTCGAAAAACTGCTCGGGTTTGCTAACGAAGGGACTAACTTCGTCTTTGGCAGCATGAACGATCAAGGACTGGCCTTCTTCTTCCTGAAGGTGCTGTGCCCTATCGTCTTCATCTCTGCACTGATTGGTATTCTGCAACACATCCGCGTTCTGCCGGTGGTTATCCGTGCGATTGGTTTCCTGCTGTCTAAAGTGAACGGCATGGGCAAACTGGAATCGTTTAACGCCGTGAGCTCACTGATCCTCGGTCAGTCAGAAAACTTCATCGCGTATAAAGATATTCTGGGCAAAATGTCCCGTAACCGCATGTACACCATGGCGGCAACCGCAATGTCTACCGTATCCATGTCTATCGTGGGTGCGTACATGACCATGCTGGAGCCAAAATACGTGGTGGCGGCGCTGGTGCTGAACATGTTCAGCACCTTTATTGTGCTGTCGCTGATCAACCCTTACCGTGTTGATGCAAGCGAAGAGAACATCCAGATGTCAAACCTGCATGAAGGGCAGAGCTTCTTTGAAATGCTGGGTGAATACATTCTGGCAGGCTTCAAAGTCGCCATTATTGTTGCTGCTATGCTGATTGGTTTTATCGCGTTGATCGCAGCCCTGAACGCCCTGTTCGCAGCGGTGCTCGGTATCTCATTCCAGGGTATCCTGGGCTACATCTTCTATCCAATTGCATGGGTGATGGGTGTTCCGGCTCATGAAGCACTGCAGGTTGGCAGCATCATGGCAACCAAACTGGTTTCTAACGAGTTCGTCGCAATGATGGATCTGCAGAAAATTGCCAGCACGCTCTCTCCACGTGCGGAAGGCATTCTGTCCGTGTTCCTGGTTTCCTTCGCAAACTTCTCTTCCATCGGTATTATCGCCGGTGCGATTAAAGGCCTGAACGAAGAGCAGGGTAACGTGGTTTCTCGCTTCGGCCTGAAGCTGGTGTACGGTTCTACGCTGGTGAGCGTACTGTCTGCCTCTATCGCAGCGCTGGTACTTTAA
- a CDS encoding sensor domain-containing phosphodiesterase, with protein MNRKAYNNVKIFMIALGLCLIAVPFSRYISPRAIVNGHDVYLAWLPLSVMLAVILLFGRRAVIPVVLSFTITNIFIVDLAPLQYAVLLFCQTFSVFAACGIIRLMLGRRWRYSVPNKYIGIRIFWLGFMVPVGIKLSMYLAGYLFHFPVTISTYFGEGTTIYNVVDIQSLICAALIFTMMFYYPLRMIINPRYARTFWRRSVKPVFFHKKPLFVVIWLMLLVAFMAILCAPFESPIIAGYLMPIIFILFTLGISRLSYALISLFWAVSALLLLTYNYNFLNGVESGHSLSFILSVLISFAICLLYMSRIYQRSEWMKQGWQERALTDPLTGLPNIRALEEFLVIHPDAKVCCLRMDNLEFLSRHYGILMRVHCKRMITASLQPLLQKDEQLFQLPGSELVLVLLGPETSERLQHMIDQLNSRKIYWNNTGLDIEFGASWGEVEDGENLHHTLGQLSWLAEQSCAAHNVLALTNSIEDVSGQTTDRVLMLGRIKRALDADGLQLYAQSIQNAEGKGYYEILSRLESEGEMITPDRFIPLIAQFNLSHRFDLTVVEKLLVWLRDNPATHAGTRFSVNLMPMTLMQKEVATEIIALFDRYTVPPQAVVIEITEEQAFSNSGSSINNIQQLREHGFRIAIDDFGTGYANFERLKRLQADIIKIDGCFVKDICSDNMDAMIVQSICNLAKTKSLCVVAEYVETPAQRDMLLHFGVDYLQGYLLGKPKPLAELQA; from the coding sequence ATGAATAGAAAAGCTTACAATAATGTAAAAATATTTATGATTGCCCTGGGGCTATGCTTGATTGCAGTGCCCTTTTCCCGTTATATCTCTCCACGCGCTATTGTTAACGGGCATGATGTTTATTTAGCATGGTTGCCATTAAGTGTCATGCTGGCTGTTATTTTGTTGTTTGGCCGCCGGGCAGTTATTCCTGTTGTGTTAAGTTTTACCATCACTAATATATTTATCGTTGATTTAGCGCCGCTACAATATGCAGTTTTATTGTTTTGTCAGACGTTCTCAGTTTTCGCAGCGTGTGGCATTATCCGTCTGATGCTGGGCAGGCGCTGGCGCTACAGCGTGCCCAATAAGTACATCGGAATACGCATTTTCTGGCTTGGTTTTATGGTGCCGGTAGGTATCAAATTATCAATGTACCTGGCTGGCTATTTATTTCATTTCCCGGTGACAATCTCTACTTACTTCGGTGAAGGCACCACGATTTACAACGTTGTGGATATTCAAAGCCTGATCTGTGCGGCGTTGATTTTCACCATGATGTTCTATTATCCATTAAGAATGATTATTAATCCCCGCTACGCCAGAACATTTTGGCGGCGAAGCGTGAAGCCTGTCTTTTTTCATAAAAAACCATTGTTTGTCGTCATCTGGCTGATGCTTCTGGTCGCCTTCATGGCAATTTTATGTGCTCCATTTGAGTCACCTATAATTGCAGGATATTTGATGCCCATTATTTTCATTCTTTTCACGTTAGGCATCAGTCGCTTGAGTTATGCGCTCATCTCATTGTTTTGGGCCGTATCCGCGCTCCTGCTGCTGACTTACAACTACAACTTTCTTAACGGGGTGGAGTCGGGGCACTCGCTCTCGTTTATCCTCTCCGTACTGATTTCTTTCGCCATCTGTTTGCTTTATATGTCACGGATCTACCAGCGAAGCGAATGGATGAAACAAGGCTGGCAGGAGAGGGCGCTAACCGATCCGTTGACCGGTTTACCTAATATTCGTGCGCTGGAAGAGTTCCTGGTTATCCACCCTGACGCCAAAGTGTGTTGTCTGCGAATGGACAATCTGGAGTTCCTGAGCCGCCACTACGGCATTCTTATGCGGGTTCACTGCAAGCGGATGATTACCGCGTCGCTCCAGCCCTTACTGCAAAAAGACGAACAGCTTTTCCAGTTGCCCGGAAGTGAGCTGGTGCTGGTGCTGTTAGGGCCCGAAACCTCAGAGCGCCTGCAGCATATGATTGATCAACTGAATAGCCGCAAGATTTACTGGAACAACACCGGGCTGGATATCGAGTTTGGTGCCTCCTGGGGGGAAGTCGAAGATGGCGAGAATTTGCATCATACGCTTGGCCAGCTGAGCTGGCTGGCGGAGCAGTCGTGTGCGGCACATAACGTTCTGGCACTCACAAACAGCATTGAGGACGTCTCCGGGCAAACCACCGACAGGGTGCTGATGTTAGGGCGTATTAAACGTGCGCTTGATGCTGACGGGCTCCAACTGTATGCCCAATCGATTCAGAATGCCGAGGGGAAAGGATATTACGAAATCCTCTCCCGCCTGGAGAGCGAGGGAGAGATGATCACCCCCGATCGCTTTATTCCGCTGATTGCCCAGTTTAACCTGAGCCATCGCTTTGATCTGACTGTGGTTGAGAAGTTACTGGTCTGGCTGCGGGATAATCCCGCCACGCATGCCGGTACCCGTTTCTCTGTCAATTTGATGCCGATGACCTTGATGCAAAAAGAGGTCGCCACGGAGATTATCGCGCTCTTCGATCGCTATACCGTCCCGCCCCAGGCCGTGGTCATCGAGATAACCGAAGAACAGGCTTTCTCCAATTCGGGCAGTAGCATTAACAATATCCAGCAGCTGAGAGAGCATGGGTTCCGTATTGCTATTGATGACTTTGGAACAGGCTATGCCAACTTTGAGCGTCTAAAGCGCCTGCAGGCCGACATCATCAAGATTGATGGTTGTTTCGTAAAGGATATCTGCAGCGACAACATGGATGCGATGATTGTGCAGTCGATCTGTAATCTGGCGAAAACAAAATCGCTCTGTGTGGTTGCGGAATATGTGGAAACCCCGGCGCAGCGGGATATGTTGCTGCACTTTGGTGTCGATTATCTGCAGGGCTACCTGTTAGGCAAACCCAAACCGCTTGCCGAATTACAGGCATAA
- a CDS encoding YfeC-like transcriptional regulator — protein sequence MIKERMTPEELALLTGYSRQTINKWVRKEGWITSPKPGVQGGKARLVHVNEKVREFIRSARRASETPEVPDSAGYEGSLHTLLLTLANEMTPDEQKQLTSLLLREGITGLLQRLGIRDQN from the coding sequence ATGATCAAGGAACGAATGACGCCAGAAGAGTTAGCCCTGCTCACTGGCTATAGCCGTCAGACCATCAATAAATGGGTACGTAAAGAAGGTTGGATTACATCGCCAAAACCAGGCGTTCAGGGTGGCAAGGCGCGTCTGGTGCATGTGAATGAAAAGGTACGGGAGTTTATCCGCAGTGCCCGCAGGGCGTCTGAGACGCCTGAAGTGCCAGACAGCGCCGGCTACGAGGGTTCACTTCATACTTTACTTCTGACACTGGCAAATGAAATGACGCCGGATGAGCAAAAGCAGCTGACATCGCTGTTACTGCGGGAAGGGATTACCGGATTGTTGCAACGTTTAGGGATTCGCGACCAGAACTAA
- a CDS encoding YfeC-like transcriptional regulator has protein sequence MKRLRSKMTTDELADCLGVARQTVNRWIRQKGWKTEGVNGVKGGRARLIHVDARVKEHIISLPAIRHRQAIYQVAETPSLYGIPSSSTLHPQIIDSLENMTQVEQERLLILLKREGVKEFLSRLGIAE, from the coding sequence ATGAAAAGATTACGCAGCAAAATGACCACGGATGAACTGGCTGACTGTCTGGGCGTCGCCAGGCAAACCGTTAACCGCTGGATACGCCAGAAAGGATGGAAAACGGAGGGTGTTAACGGCGTAAAAGGGGGAAGAGCAAGACTGATCCATGTCGATGCGCGGGTGAAGGAACATATTATTAGCCTTCCTGCCATCCGTCACCGACAGGCGATTTACCAGGTGGCCGAAACGCCCTCTCTCTATGGGATACCCTCATCGTCTACCCTGCACCCACAAATCATCGACTCGCTGGAGAACATGACGCAGGTTGAACAGGAACGTCTTCTCATATTGCTGAAGCGCGAGGGGGTAAAAGAATTTCTCTCACGGCTCGGTATTGCTGAATAG
- the gltX gene encoding glutamate--tRNA ligase, which yields MKIKTRFAPSPTGYLHVGGARTALYSWLFARHNKGEFVLRIEDTDLERSTPEAIEAIMDGMNWLNLEWDEGPYFQTKRFDRYNAVIDEMLVAGTAYKCYCSKERLDALREEQMANGDKPRYDGRCRHDHSEHAADEPCVVRFANPQEGSVIFDDQIRGPIEFSNQELDDLIIRRTDGSPTYNFCVVVDDWDMEITHVVRGEDHINNTPRQINILKALNAPVPVYAHVSMINGDDGKKLSKRHGAVSVMQYRDDGYLPEALLNYLVRLGWAHGDQEIFSREEMIELFSLNSVSKSASAFNTDKLLWLNHHYINTMQPEYVATYLQWHIEQANIDTRTGPELADLVKLLGERCKTLKEIAESCRYFYEEFDEFDADAAKKHLRPVARQPLEVVRDKIAAITEWTAENVHHAIQATADELEVGMGKVGMPLRVAVTGAGQSPALDVTVHAIGKSRSVGRINKALDFIAERESQQ from the coding sequence ATGAAAATCAAAACTCGCTTCGCGCCGAGCCCGACAGGCTATCTGCACGTCGGTGGTGCACGTACCGCTCTATATTCCTGGCTTTTTGCACGCCACAACAAAGGTGAGTTCGTGCTGCGTATTGAAGACACCGATCTTGAGCGCTCCACGCCGGAAGCAATCGAAGCCATCATGGATGGTATGAACTGGCTGAATCTGGAATGGGACGAAGGCCCGTATTTCCAGACCAAACGTTTTGACCGCTATAACGCTGTCATTGATGAAATGCTGGTCGCGGGCACGGCGTATAAGTGCTATTGCTCCAAAGAGCGTCTGGATGCACTGCGTGAAGAGCAGATGGCGAACGGTGACAAGCCGCGTTATGACGGTCGTTGCCGCCACGACCATAGCGAGCATGCGGCTGATGAGCCGTGCGTTGTGCGTTTTGCTAACCCGCAAGAGGGTTCTGTTATCTTTGATGACCAGATCCGTGGCCCAATTGAATTCAGCAACCAGGAGCTGGACGATCTGATCATCCGTCGTACCGACGGTTCCCCAACCTACAACTTCTGCGTTGTGGTAGACGACTGGGATATGGAAATCACTCACGTTGTGCGCGGTGAAGACCATATCAACAACACACCACGTCAAATCAACATCCTGAAGGCGCTGAATGCGCCCGTGCCGGTGTATGCACACGTGTCCATGATCAACGGTGACGACGGTAAAAAACTGTCTAAACGTCACGGTGCCGTGAGCGTGATGCAGTATCGCGACGACGGTTATCTGCCGGAGGCGCTGCTGAACTATCTGGTGCGTCTGGGCTGGGCTCACGGTGACCAGGAGATCTTCAGCCGCGAAGAGATGATCGAACTGTTCTCTTTGAACTCTGTGAGCAAATCAGCGAGTGCATTCAATACCGATAAGCTGCTGTGGCTGAACCATCATTACATCAACACCATGCAGCCAGAGTATGTCGCGACATATCTGCAGTGGCACATTGAGCAGGCGAATATCGATACCCGTACCGGTCCTGAACTGGCCGATCTGGTGAAACTGCTCGGTGAACGTTGCAAAACGTTGAAAGAGATCGCCGAAAGCTGCCGTTACTTCTACGAAGAATTCGATGAGTTTGATGCCGACGCGGCTAAGAAACACCTGCGTCCGGTTGCCCGCCAGCCGCTGGAAGTGGTGCGTGACAAAATCGCCGCTATCACGGAATGGACCGCGGAGAATGTGCATCACGCTATTCAGGCAACCGCAGATGAGCTTGAAGTCGGTATGGGCAAAGTGGGTATGCCGCTGCGCGTCGCCGTGACCGGTGCGGGTCAGTCTCCAGCGCTGGACGTCACCGTTCATGCTATTGGTAAGTCTCGTAGCGTGGGGCGTATCAATAAGGCACTGGATTTTATTGCTGAGCGTGAAAGCCAGCAGTAA
- a CDS encoding FlxA-like family protein, translated as MTTLNAVSLSAMEIGSADNSSGGNDIASQINRLMKQITKATQQLKEVALSDATTEEKQKQQELLESQLTMLQAQLAQLQRQQAEEEMPKQESSQSVAEGVNNPSAEHKIDIYI; from the coding sequence ATGACAACCCTCAATGCAGTTTCTCTGTCGGCGATGGAAATCGGCAGTGCTGATAATAGTTCTGGTGGTAATGACATTGCCTCCCAGATCAATCGGCTGATGAAACAGATAACAAAAGCCACTCAGCAACTCAAAGAAGTGGCACTGAGTGATGCAACAACAGAAGAAAAACAAAAGCAGCAGGAGTTACTCGAATCTCAGTTGACTATGCTGCAGGCACAGCTGGCGCAATTGCAGCGTCAGCAGGCAGAAGAAGAGATGCCAAAACAGGAAAGCAGTCAGTCAGTGGCGGAAGGCGTCAACAACCCTTCCGCTGAGCACAAGATTGATATCTATATCTGA
- a CDS encoding LysR family transcriptional regulator: protein MNYSLRQLRVFVTVAQARSFSRAGEMIGLSQSAVSHSVKELETQTGVKLLDRTTREVVLTEAGQQLAMRLERLLDELNSTLRDVGRLGQQLSGTVRVAASQTISAHLIPQCIAESNHRYPDIDFVLHDRPQQWVLESIRQGDVDFGIVIDPGAVSDLECEAVLSEPFLLLCRDDDALASLPHVTWQALQGANLVLQDYASGSRPLIDAALVAQGVKATIVQEIGHPATLFPMVEAGIGISVLPALALPLPQGSRLTVRRFTPCVQRQLMLVRRKNRSLSGAAHACWDVVREQAQRLMEARTRDPLFNDQI from the coding sequence ATGAATTATTCATTACGTCAGCTTCGTGTTTTTGTCACCGTGGCGCAGGCTCGCAGTTTTAGCCGGGCGGGGGAGATGATTGGCCTGAGCCAGTCGGCCGTCAGTCATAGCGTTAAGGAGCTGGAAACGCAGACGGGAGTGAAGCTGCTTGACCGAACGACGCGTGAGGTGGTGCTTACCGAAGCGGGGCAGCAGCTGGCGATGCGTCTGGAGAGGCTGCTGGACGAGTTGAACAGCACGCTCAGGGATGTGGGGCGACTCGGACAACAGCTTTCCGGCACGGTGAGGGTGGCGGCGAGCCAGACCATCTCCGCGCATCTTATTCCTCAGTGTATTGCCGAAAGTAATCATCGCTATCCGGATATTGATTTTGTTTTGCATGACAGGCCGCAGCAGTGGGTGCTGGAGAGCATCCGTCAGGGGGATGTGGATTTCGGCATTGTTATTGACCCTGGTGCGGTAAGCGACCTGGAATGTGAAGCGGTGCTCTCAGAACCCTTTTTGTTGCTTTGTCGCGATGACGACGCGCTGGCATCGCTGCCGCACGTGACATGGCAGGCGCTGCAAGGGGCAAATCTGGTGCTACAGGATTATGCTTCAGGAAGCCGCCCGTTGATTGATGCCGCGCTTGTCGCACAAGGTGTGAAGGCAACCATTGTGCAGGAGATAGGGCACCCGGCCACGCTGTTCCCCATGGTCGAAGCCGGGATTGGGATAAGCGTACTACCGGCGCTTGCGCTGCCGTTGCCGCAGGGGAGTCGCTTAACGGTCAGGCGTTTTACGCCCTGCGTTCAACGCCAGCTGATGCTGGTTCGACGCAAAAACCGTTCTCTTTCAGGGGCGGCTCACGCCTGCTGGGACGTGGTGCGCGAGCAGGCTCAGCGCTTGATGGAAGCCCGCACGCGCGATCCCCTGTTTAACGATCAGATATAG
- a CDS encoding bile acid:sodium symporter family protein, producing the protein MKLFRILDPFTLTLVVTVLLASFFPARGGFVPFFEGLTTAAIALLFFMHGAKLSREAIIAGGGHWRLHLWVMCSTFILFPVLGVLFAWWAPVNVDPALYTGFLYLCILPATVQSAIAFTSLAGGNVAAAVCSASASSLLGIFVSPLLVGLLMNMHGAEGNLEQVGKICLQLLLPFVLGHLSRPWTGAFVAKHKKWISKTDQTSILLVVYSAFSEAVVNGIWHKVGAGSLLFIVVVSIILLAIVIAVNVFVARKCGFNKADEITIVFCGSKKSLANGIPMANILFPTSVIGMMVLPLMIFHQIQLMVCAVLARRYKRQTEKLAQEETRAAKA; encoded by the coding sequence ATGAAACTTTTTCGTATCCTTGATCCGTTCACGCTTACCCTGGTGGTTACCGTTTTACTGGCCTCGTTTTTCCCCGCTCGCGGCGGTTTCGTTCCATTCTTTGAAGGGCTGACCACGGCGGCCATCGCCCTGTTGTTCTTTATGCATGGTGCCAAACTCTCCCGCGAGGCCATCATTGCAGGCGGCGGGCACTGGCGCCTGCATCTGTGGGTGATGTGCAGCACCTTTATCCTCTTCCCTGTACTGGGCGTGCTGTTTGCCTGGTGGGCACCGGTGAATGTCGATCCAGCCCTGTATACCGGATTCCTGTATCTGTGCATTCTCCCCGCTACCGTGCAGTCTGCCATCGCCTTTACCTCGCTGGCAGGCGGCAACGTGGCGGCGGCAGTTTGTTCAGCATCCGCCTCCAGCCTGTTAGGGATTTTCGTCTCGCCGCTGCTGGTAGGCCTGCTGATGAACATGCACGGTGCAGAGGGCAACCTGGAGCAGGTGGGCAAAATTTGTCTGCAATTGCTGCTGCCGTTTGTACTTGGACATCTTTCCCGACCGTGGACCGGCGCGTTTGTGGCGAAGCATAAAAAATGGATTTCAAAAACCGACCAGACGTCGATTCTGCTGGTGGTTTACTCCGCCTTCAGTGAAGCGGTGGTAAACGGCATCTGGCATAAGGTTGGTGCAGGTTCACTGCTGTTTATCGTGGTCGTCAGCATTATTCTGCTGGCGATAGTGATTGCGGTAAATGTGTTTGTGGCACGCAAATGCGGCTTCAACAAAGCGGATGAAATCACAATTGTCTTCTGCGGCTCGAAAAAGAGCCTGGCGAACGGCATTCCGATGGCGAACATTCTGTTCCCGACCTCGGTGATTGGGATGATGGTGCTGCCGCTGATGATTTTCCACCAAATCCAGCTGATGGTTTGTGCGGTGCTGGCGCGTCGTTACAAACGCCAGACCGAAAAGCTGGCGCAGGAAGAGACCCGCGCCGCGAAGGCTTAA
- a CDS encoding DUF3820 family protein, translating to MEKEQLVEIANTEMPFGKYKGRRLIDLPEEYLLWFARKDEFPAGRLGELMAITLLIKTEGLTQLVQPLKRP from the coding sequence GTGGAGAAAGAACAGCTCGTTGAGATCGCCAATACGGAGATGCCGTTCGGTAAATACAAGGGCCGCAGGCTGATCGATTTGCCGGAAGAGTATCTGCTGTGGTTTGCCCGTAAGGATGAATTCCCGGCCGGGCGGCTGGGCGAGCTGATGGCTATCACGTTACTGATTAAAACCGAGGGGCTGACCCAGCTGGTTCAGCCCCTTAAGCGTCCTTAA
- the ligA gene encoding NAD-dependent DNA ligase LigA, which yields MDSIEQQLTELRTTLRHHEYLYHVMDAPEVPDAEYDRLMRELRELEAQHPELITPDSPTQRVGAEPLGAFSQVRHEVPMLSLDNVFDEESFLAFNKRVQDRLKSSDSLSWCCELKLDGLAVSILYENGVMVRAATRGDGTTGEDITTNVRTIRAIPLKLRGENIPARLEVRGEVFLPQAGFEKINEEARRTGGKVFANPRNAAAGSLRQLDPRITAKRPLTFFCYGVGILEGGELPDTHLGRLLQFKEWGLPVSNRVQLCDSPEEVLAFYHKVEEDRPTLGFDIDGVVIKVNSLALQEQLGFVARAPRWAVAFKFPAQEQMTFVRDVEFQVGRTGAITPVARLEPVHVAGVLVSNATLHNADEIARLGLRIGDKVVIRRAGDVIPQVVNVVESERPDDTREIVFPEHCPVCGSDVERVEGEAVARCTGGLICGAQRKESLKHFVSRRAMDVDGMGDKIIDQLVEKEYVHTPADLFRLTAGKLTGLDRMGPKSAQNVVNALEAAKETTFARFLYALGIREVGEATAAGLAAYFGTLEALEKASIDELQKVPDVGIVVATHVFNFFAEESNREVIGKLLEEGIRWPAPVVVNAEEIDSPFAGKTVVLTGSLSQLSRDDAKARLVALGAKVAGSVSKKTDLVIAGEAAGSKLAKAQELGIDVIDEAEMMRLLGE from the coding sequence ATGGACTCAATCGAACAACAACTCACTGAACTGCGAACCACGCTTCGCCATCATGAATACCTCTATCATGTTATGGACGCGCCAGAAGTACCGGATGCGGAGTACGACCGCCTGATGCGCGAGTTGCGCGAACTGGAGGCGCAGCATCCAGAACTGATTACGCCGGACTCCCCGACGCAGCGCGTCGGGGCGGAACCGCTGGGTGCTTTCAGCCAGGTTCGCCACGAAGTCCCGATGCTGTCTCTGGATAACGTCTTTGATGAAGAGAGTTTCCTCGCGTTTAACAAGCGCGTGCAGGATCGTCTGAAGAGTAGTGATAGCCTGAGCTGGTGCTGCGAGCTGAAGCTGGACGGACTGGCGGTTAGCATTCTTTATGAAAACGGCGTGATGGTGCGTGCCGCGACGCGTGGTGACGGTACGACGGGCGAAGACATTACCACCAACGTGCGAACCATCCGTGCCATCCCACTGAAATTGCGCGGTGAGAACATTCCAGCGCGTCTTGAGGTTCGTGGCGAAGTGTTCCTGCCCCAGGCGGGCTTCGAGAAAATAAACGAAGAGGCACGCCGCACTGGCGGGAAGGTGTTTGCTAACCCTCGTAATGCAGCGGCTGGCTCCCTGCGCCAGCTTGACCCGCGCATCACCGCGAAGCGACCGCTTACTTTCTTCTGCTACGGCGTGGGTATCCTGGAAGGCGGTGAACTGCCGGATACGCACCTCGGACGTCTGCTGCAGTTTAAAGAGTGGGGCTTGCCGGTAAGCAACCGCGTTCAGCTCTGCGACTCTCCGGAGGAGGTCCTGGCGTTCTACCACAAAGTGGAAGAGGATCGCCCAACGCTCGGCTTTGATATTGATGGTGTTGTCATCAAGGTCAATTCACTGGCGCTACAGGAACAGCTGGGCTTTGTGGCGCGCGCGCCGCGCTGGGCGGTGGCGTTTAAGTTTCCTGCTCAGGAGCAGATGACCTTCGTTCGCGACGTAGAGTTCCAGGTCGGCCGTACGGGGGCAATTACTCCCGTTGCGCGCCTGGAGCCGGTACATGTTGCTGGTGTGCTGGTGAGTAACGCCACGCTGCATAACGCCGACGAAATCGCGCGTCTGGGGTTACGCATCGGTGACAAAGTGGTGATACGCCGCGCCGGGGATGTGATCCCCCAGGTGGTGAACGTCGTTGAGTCAGAACGTCCTGACGATACGCGCGAGATTGTCTTCCCGGAGCATTGCCCGGTGTGTGGCTCTGACGTTGAGCGTGTCGAAGGTGAAGCGGTGGCTCGCTGTACGGGGGGCCTGATCTGCGGCGCGCAGCGTAAAGAGTCGCTCAAGCACTTCGTCTCCCGTCGTGCAATGGATGTCGACGGCATGGGCGATAAAATTATCGATCAGCTGGTTGAGAAAGAGTATGTCCACACGCCAGCGGATCTCTTCAGGCTGACGGCAGGTAAACTGACCGGCCTGGATCGCATGGGGCCGAAGTCAGCGCAGAATGTCGTTAACGCGCTGGAGGCGGCGAAAGAGACCACCTTTGCCCGTTTCCTTTACGCGCTGGGCATTCGTGAAGTCGGTGAAGCGACGGCTGCGGGCCTGGCGGCGTACTTCGGCACGCTGGAGGCGCTGGAAAAGGCAAGCATCGACGAGCTGCAAAAAGTACCGGATGTCGGCATTGTAGTCGCCACGCACGTCTTTAACTTCTTTGCTGAAGAGAGCAACCGCGAGGTCATCGGCAAGCTGTTGGAAGAGGGCATCAGATGGCCCGCGCCGGTGGTGGTCAACGCCGAAGAGATCGACAGTCCGTTTGCCGGTAAAACCGTGGTGCTGACCGGCAGCCTGAGCCAGCTTTCCCGGGACGACGCTAAAGCGCGTCTGGTGGCGCTGGGGGCCAAAGTGGCAGGCAGCGTATCGAAGAAAACCGACCTGGTGATCGCCGGAGAAGCGGCCGGTTCGAAGCTGGCGAAAGCCCAGGAGCTTGGCATTGACGTTATCGACGAAGCCGAAATGATGCGCCTGTTAGGAGAGTGA